A portion of the Cellulophaga algicola DSM 14237 genome contains these proteins:
- a CDS encoding NAD-dependent succinate-semialdehyde dehydrogenase, whose protein sequence is MEVTKKTSSIKTVNPFNNELVKEFLPMTDAQLAAIIDKADAAFQPWKNTTFEKRAKIIHKVAALMRERKEALGKLATLEMGKLLAESIYEVELSANIFDYYADNAAVFLADKPLDVKTGDAFISYEPIGTILSIQPWNFPYYQITRSASANLMAGNTMVLKHASNVPQCAQLMEDLFLEAGLPKGVYTNIFIPGREIKKLVSNPKIKAVTLTGSEPAGASIAGAAGLNVKKATLELGGSDPFIVLEDVDIDLAVKTAVEGRMWNAGQVCVSPKRVIVPESIKEEFLSKVKAFFSTLKVGDPMDKETNVAPLCTEAAAQGVIAQINKAAQQNATIVLGGKRVDRPGAFVEPTIITDITPEMDVYYEEIFGPVFMLYSYKNIDEAITLANATKYGLGSTVFGNDTQEALKVARQIDTGMVYINHVTGIAPELPFGGTKNSGFGREQSPLGIYEFVNEKLIRTTTPEAVY, encoded by the coding sequence ATGGAAGTAACAAAAAAAACATCCAGTATTAAAACGGTAAATCCTTTTAATAACGAATTGGTAAAAGAGTTTCTACCAATGACAGATGCCCAATTAGCAGCAATAATTGATAAGGCGGACGCAGCTTTCCAACCTTGGAAAAACACGACCTTTGAAAAAAGGGCGAAAATTATTCATAAAGTAGCTGCTTTAATGCGTGAGCGTAAAGAGGCATTAGGAAAACTAGCCACCTTAGAAATGGGGAAACTATTGGCAGAATCTATTTACGAAGTAGAATTATCAGCAAATATTTTTGATTATTACGCTGATAATGCAGCAGTATTCTTAGCCGATAAACCCTTGGACGTTAAAACCGGAGATGCATTTATCTCCTATGAACCTATAGGTACTATTTTAAGTATTCAGCCTTGGAATTTTCCATACTATCAAATTACCAGAAGTGCTTCTGCCAACCTGATGGCAGGTAATACTATGGTATTGAAACATGCATCTAACGTACCACAATGCGCACAACTGATGGAAGATTTATTCCTAGAGGCTGGTTTACCTAAAGGAGTATATACCAATATCTTTATTCCTGGTAGGGAAATTAAAAAATTGGTCTCTAACCCAAAAATCAAAGCTGTAACATTAACAGGGAGTGAGCCTGCAGGAGCAAGTATTGCAGGTGCCGCAGGATTAAACGTTAAAAAAGCAACGCTAGAGCTTGGCGGTAGTGACCCTTTTATAGTATTAGAAGATGTTGATATTGATTTAGCCGTAAAAACGGCAGTTGAAGGTAGAATGTGGAATGCAGGTCAAGTCTGTGTTTCTCCTAAAAGGGTTATCGTTCCTGAAAGTATAAAAGAAGAATTTTTATCTAAAGTCAAGGCCTTTTTCAGCACTTTAAAAGTGGGCGACCCAATGGATAAAGAAACCAATGTAGCCCCACTTTGTACGGAAGCTGCGGCACAAGGTGTTATTGCCCAAATTAATAAAGCGGCACAACAAAACGCCACCATTGTCTTGGGCGGTAAACGTGTAGATAGGCCTGGTGCGTTTGTAGAGCCTACCATTATTACAGACATTACCCCAGAAATGGATGTGTACTACGAAGAAATATTTGGTCCAGTGTTTATGTTGTATAGCTATAAAAATATAGATGAAGCTATTACACTTGCCAATGCTACCAAATATGGTTTAGGTAGTACCGTTTTTGGTAACGATACTCAAGAAGCTTTAAAAGTGGCAAGACAAATAGATACAGGTATGGTCTATATTAATCACGTAACCGGTATTGCTCCTGAATTACCTTTTGGAGGTACTAAAAATTCAGGTTTTGGTAGAGAACAATCTCCTTTAGGAATCTATGAATTTGTTAATGAAAAATTGATTAGGACGACTACTCCTGAAGCCGTATATTAG
- a CDS encoding response regulator: MKKILLIEDNLDVREMTAEILELENYEVATAEKGKIGIEKAKSFAPDLILCDIMMPIMDGYEVFEQLSKDHSTASTPFIFLTAKSERSDLRKGMTMGADDYLTKPFEAQDLIEAIEARIKKTSFLRKEFLRNVQGINQFIKEASKYQNLKDLSEDRELNQYKVKENIFSENSIAQNLYFIQHGEVKTYKHNENGKEYVTGMFAAGDFIGQLCVLGNSGLYTETAVALSDCEVCCIPKKDFTQLLFNNKDVSNKFISMISNNVLHMQNQLMGMAFDSVRKRAATALLELYDKGLIKDDDLGINISREDFAGLIGTATETAIRVLSSFKDQSLIQLGQSRRIILTDKKLLQQVADFG; the protein is encoded by the coding sequence ATGAAAAAAATACTACTTATTGAAGACAATCTTGATGTTCGCGAAATGACTGCAGAAATTCTTGAACTTGAGAATTATGAAGTGGCTACGGCAGAAAAAGGTAAGATTGGTATAGAAAAAGCAAAATCATTTGCACCAGATCTAATTTTATGTGATATAATGATGCCTATAATGGATGGTTATGAAGTTTTTGAACAATTGAGTAAAGATCATAGCACAGCTAGCACCCCTTTTATTTTTTTAACCGCTAAATCAGAAAGGTCAGATTTACGTAAGGGAATGACTATGGGTGCCGATGATTATTTAACCAAGCCTTTTGAAGCGCAAGATTTAATAGAAGCTATAGAAGCACGTATAAAGAAAACTTCTTTTTTACGTAAAGAATTTTTAAGAAATGTTCAAGGCATTAATCAATTTATTAAGGAAGCCTCAAAATATCAAAATTTAAAAGATCTTTCTGAAGACCGAGAATTAAATCAATATAAAGTAAAAGAGAATATCTTTTCAGAGAATAGTATAGCTCAAAATTTATACTTTATTCAGCATGGAGAAGTAAAGACTTATAAACATAATGAAAATGGAAAAGAGTATGTTACCGGCATGTTTGCAGCTGGCGATTTTATAGGTCAGCTTTGCGTTTTAGGCAATTCTGGTTTGTATACAGAAACAGCTGTGGCACTTAGTGATTGTGAGGTGTGTTGTATTCCTAAGAAAGATTTTACCCAACTTTTGTTCAATAATAAAGACGTATCAAACAAATTTATAAGTATGATCTCTAACAATGTTTTACATATGCAAAATCAATTAATGGGTATGGCTTTCGATTCTGTACGGAAAAGGGCTGCTACCGCATTGTTAGAATTATATGACAAAGGGCTTATTAAAGATGATGATTTAGGTATCAATATCTCAAGAGAAGATTTTGCAGGGCTAATAGGTACTGCCACGGAGACAGCCATACGTGTTCTTTCAAGCTTTAAAGATCAAAGTTTAATTCAATTAGGGCAGTCTCGTAGAATTATACTTACAGATAAAAAATTATTACAGCAAGTTGCAGATTTTGGATAG
- a CDS encoding cation-translocating P-type ATPase, giving the protein MTTFKDTLDIIENTYSKKVDVIVNLLDVDLKTGLQERSINDRIAKYGLNSYREQKQKSILLILFEQFKSPIILLLVVAAGFSFFFEDWLEGFSIIAVIFITVVLGFIMELQARNSMKALKKMDVSVSKVWRDNSLKEIQAERIVPGDVLVLEAGDIVMADARLIEVNQFEIDESALTGESLPVEKKIEVIKNEVPLADKINLIFKGTSVVKGNARAIVTGTGVHTELGKITHMVATAKQGDTPLEKKIQGITKILMVVTAVFAGIFIITGLLQGKQFYLIVETALALAVAAIPEGLPVVSIIALTYGMLRLAKKNVLIKRLASVETLGGVNIIFTDKTGTLTENKIDVNKLMFFDEDITIAKKGDDSSIVINKNKGAYEKLILISILCNNAASEQKENKKKYLGDPIEIALLQFVNTSKVNVEAINATYPRIAEEPFNSETKLMATLHKNNAGNFVAAKGAVEKLIDTCSFYSAGDRVIPLTEAAKKDFLNRAETIEAQGSKVLAFAFKEAANIPTTNFLSGLTLVGLIGFLDPPRMEVVEALQSCRNAGIKVIMITGDHPATALNIAEKIKLSEKDNVVINGKELDSKLSDKKLFAATIFARVTPKQKLAMVSFYQKHGSIVAMTGDGINDAPALKKADIGIAMGIRGTQVAKETAAMILKDDSFTSIVTAIMQGRVIFKNIKNFLMYLLSCNLSEIFIVFFYGLLNFPFSVLPLQILFLNLVTDIFPALALGLGKGNDLIMKIPPRNPQQPIVIKRDWFTINVYAVLLALPILLVTWYCSHYLKYDAKLCNNITFFSLALSQLWHVLNLPSRKISFLNNEITRNKFTWAASLLCISIMAVFYFVSPLNNYIGLQKLSIDTWLIITFTSMTPVFLIQLFKRIFKIID; this is encoded by the coding sequence ATGACAACATTCAAAGATACCCTAGATATAATAGAAAATACGTATTCAAAAAAAGTGGATGTTATTGTAAACCTGCTTGATGTAGATCTAAAAACAGGCTTACAAGAAAGAAGTATTAATGACAGGATTGCAAAGTATGGCCTAAATAGTTATAGGGAGCAAAAGCAAAAAAGTATTTTACTCATTTTATTTGAGCAATTTAAAAGTCCGATAATCTTATTATTAGTAGTAGCCGCTGGCTTCTCTTTTTTCTTTGAAGATTGGTTAGAAGGATTTTCTATTATTGCTGTAATTTTTATTACTGTAGTGTTGGGTTTTATTATGGAGTTACAAGCGCGTAATTCTATGAAGGCATTAAAGAAAATGGATGTAAGTGTTTCAAAAGTTTGGCGAGATAATTCCCTTAAAGAAATCCAAGCCGAAAGAATTGTACCTGGAGATGTGCTGGTATTAGAAGCGGGTGATATTGTAATGGCTGATGCAAGGTTAATAGAGGTAAATCAATTTGAAATTGATGAATCGGCACTTACAGGTGAATCATTACCGGTTGAAAAAAAGATTGAAGTCATAAAAAATGAAGTGCCTCTTGCAGACAAAATTAATTTAATATTTAAAGGCACATCTGTTGTAAAAGGCAATGCTAGAGCCATTGTTACAGGTACAGGTGTGCATACAGAATTAGGGAAAATAACCCATATGGTTGCTACTGCAAAGCAGGGTGATACTCCACTAGAAAAGAAGATACAAGGGATTACAAAAATATTAATGGTGGTTACTGCTGTATTTGCAGGTATATTTATAATAACAGGATTGCTGCAGGGTAAACAGTTTTATCTTATTGTAGAAACTGCATTAGCATTGGCTGTGGCAGCTATTCCGGAAGGGCTACCTGTGGTAAGTATAATAGCACTTACTTATGGCATGTTGCGCCTGGCAAAGAAGAATGTACTCATAAAAAGACTGGCATCTGTTGAAACACTAGGCGGCGTTAATATTATTTTTACGGATAAAACGGGCACGCTAACAGAAAATAAAATTGATGTAAACAAGTTGATGTTTTTTGATGAAGACATAACGATAGCTAAAAAAGGTGATGATAGTAGCATTGTAATTAACAAAAATAAAGGGGCCTATGAAAAGTTAATACTCATCTCTATTTTATGCAATAATGCTGCAAGTGAACAGAAAGAAAATAAGAAAAAATATTTAGGAGATCCTATTGAAATTGCACTATTACAATTTGTAAATACAAGCAAAGTAAATGTGGAAGCTATAAACGCAACATATCCCCGTATAGCAGAAGAACCCTTTAATTCTGAAACAAAATTAATGGCAACTTTACATAAAAATAATGCAGGCAACTTTGTAGCAGCAAAAGGGGCTGTAGAAAAATTAATAGATACGTGTAGTTTTTATAGTGCAGGCGATAGGGTAATCCCTTTAACAGAGGCAGCAAAAAAAGACTTTTTAAATAGAGCAGAAACTATTGAAGCTCAGGGATCAAAAGTATTGGCATTTGCTTTTAAAGAAGCGGCCAATATCCCTACTACTAATTTTTTATCAGGCTTAACGCTTGTCGGTTTAATAGGGTTTTTAGACCCTCCACGAATGGAAGTTGTAGAGGCGTTACAATCATGTAGGAACGCAGGTATTAAGGTTATTATGATAACTGGAGATCATCCTGCAACAGCACTTAATATTGCTGAAAAAATAAAGCTATCAGAAAAAGATAATGTTGTTATCAATGGTAAAGAATTAGATTCTAAATTATCAGACAAAAAATTATTTGCTGCAACTATTTTTGCAAGAGTTACGCCAAAGCAAAAGTTAGCTATGGTAAGTTTTTATCAAAAACATGGCAGTATTGTGGCAATGACGGGTGACGGGATAAATGATGCTCCTGCGTTAAAGAAAGCAGATATTGGTATTGCTATGGGCATACGGGGTACACAGGTAGCAAAAGAAACCGCTGCAATGATTTTAAAAGATGATTCTTTTACATCTATCGTGACAGCCATTATGCAGGGTAGGGTAATTTTTAAGAACATAAAGAACTTTCTAATGTATCTGCTTTCTTGCAACCTTAGTGAAATATTTATTGTATTTTTTTATGGATTATTAAATTTTCCGTTCTCCGTACTTCCACTACAAATTCTCTTCCTTAATTTGGTTACAGATATTTTTCCGGCACTGGCTTTAGGCCTTGGTAAAGGCAATGATTTAATTATGAAAATACCACCACGAAATCCGCAGCAGCCTATTGTAATTAAAAGAGATTGGTTTACTATAAATGTGTATGCGGTATTATTGGCATTACCTATTCTACTGGTAACTTGGTATTGTAGCCACTATTTAAAGTACGATGCAAAATTATGCAACAACATTACCTTTTTTAGTCTTGCTTTATCGCAACTATGGCATGTCCTAAATTTACCTTCCCGTAAAATATCATTTCTAAACAATGAAATTACCCGTAATAAATTTACCTGGGCTGCCTCATTGCTTTGTATCAGTATAATGGCTGTATTTTATTTCGTTAGTCCGCTTAATAACTATATAGGGCTTCAAAAATTGAGTATAGACACGTGGTTAATAATAACTTTTACGAGTATGACGCCAGTTTTTTTAATTCAACTTTTTAAGAGGATTTTTAAGATTATTGATTGA
- a CDS encoding pyruvate kinase — MKAKENVLKKLAEIHNRMLKAEDLKKVPINEVKAQFRNSAINLVDYLALRSENIEILQKQLHTMGLSSLASSESHIKTQVINVMERLGYEKTTTYEINATTGFKQLHQNITTLLGKAGIGNAPPIMVTFSKDFGEDFQLMCNLLENGMQVARINCAHDDELIWTKMIENLNKAVAKMNLPCKLYMDLAGPKIRTQIISKKNKQAKLKVELGDKITLTDTKQRGVKGKKIIRCTLPGIVEQLKPDQRIYFDDGLFEAVVHSVNDAQATLEIVRISKKKPVIKSQKGINFPDTIFRIQPITDYDEKCLPFIVQHADMIGFSFVNNAADIKELQERLRRLNKPELPIVAKIETNQGVNNLPAIILQGMQHNLIGIMIARGDLAVEIGFERMSEIQDEILWICEAAHTPVIWATQVLESMNKHGLATRSEITDAAHAAEADCVMINKGGHTVEVLKTLQNILSRSRKNNFKNRRLFRKLSIAEQFILKGK; from the coding sequence ATGAAAGCTAAAGAAAATGTACTTAAGAAATTAGCAGAGATTCATAATCGGATGCTAAAAGCTGAGGACCTTAAAAAGGTACCTATTAACGAAGTAAAAGCACAGTTTCGTAATAGCGCAATTAATTTGGTTGATTATTTAGCTTTGCGTTCAGAAAATATTGAGATACTTCAAAAACAACTCCATACTATGGGCTTGTCATCCCTTGCTAGCAGCGAGAGCCATATTAAGACTCAAGTTATTAATGTTATGGAACGGCTTGGCTATGAAAAAACTACAACTTATGAGATAAATGCCACTACTGGGTTCAAGCAATTACATCAAAATATAACCACTCTTTTAGGAAAAGCAGGAATAGGTAATGCGCCGCCAATAATGGTTACGTTTAGCAAGGATTTTGGTGAGGACTTTCAATTGATGTGCAACCTGTTGGAAAATGGTATGCAGGTAGCCCGAATTAATTGTGCCCATGATGATGAATTGATCTGGACTAAAATGATTGAAAATCTTAATAAGGCCGTTGCTAAAATGAACTTGCCTTGTAAGCTTTATATGGACTTAGCGGGCCCTAAAATACGGACGCAAATTATCAGCAAGAAAAATAAACAGGCCAAATTAAAAGTAGAATTAGGCGATAAAATTACGTTGACTGATACCAAACAAAGAGGGGTAAAGGGAAAAAAAATAATACGATGCACGCTGCCTGGTATTGTAGAACAATTAAAGCCAGACCAACGTATTTATTTTGATGACGGATTATTTGAAGCCGTGGTACACAGTGTTAATGATGCTCAAGCTACCCTTGAAATTGTTCGTATATCTAAAAAGAAACCAGTTATTAAAAGTCAAAAAGGCATAAATTTTCCAGATACCATATTTCGGATACAGCCTATTACCGATTATGACGAGAAGTGTCTGCCTTTCATTGTACAGCATGCAGATATGATAGGCTTTTCATTTGTAAACAATGCAGCGGATATAAAGGAATTACAAGAAAGGTTGAGGCGGTTAAATAAACCTGAACTTCCAATCGTTGCAAAAATTGAAACCAACCAAGGGGTCAATAATCTTCCGGCTATTATTTTACAGGGAATGCAGCATAATCTTATAGGCATTATGATAGCTAGGGGAGACCTAGCGGTAGAAATTGGTTTTGAACGAATGAGTGAGATACAGGATGAGATACTATGGATTTGTGAAGCAGCACATACACCGGTTATATGGGCTACTCAAGTATTGGAAAGTATGAATAAGCATGGATTGGCTACCCGTAGCGAAATAACCGATGCTGCACATGCTGCTGAAGCTGATTGTGTTATGATTAACAAAGGAGGACATACCGTAGAAGTGCTTAAAACATTACAAAATATATTAAGTAGAAGCCGTAAAAACAATTTCAAAAATAGGCGACTTTTCAGAAAGTTGTCTATTGCTGAGCAATTCATCTTAAAAGGGAAATAA
- a CDS encoding YtxH domain-containing protein yields MANDKGNILLALLTGTAIGAGIGILYAPEKGIETRHKIKNKALNAKYDLKDYLSNAKDELTETANKKKVDFEQKIEEVISTMSYKADDIIATLERKLEDLRKKNAHLHK; encoded by the coding sequence ATGGCAAATGATAAAGGGAATATTCTTCTGGCATTATTAACTGGTACTGCAATAGGCGCAGGCATTGGAATATTATATGCTCCTGAAAAGGGGATTGAAACTAGACATAAAATTAAAAACAAAGCTTTAAATGCCAAATACGACCTAAAAGATTATCTATCTAACGCCAAGGATGAACTTACAGAGACAGCAAATAAAAAGAAAGTAGACTTTGAACAAAAAATAGAAGAAGTCATTAGTACTATGAGTTATAAGGCAGATGACATCATCGCCACGTTAGAACGTAAATTAGAAGATCTTAGAAAGAAAAATGCTCATCTACATAAATAA
- a CDS encoding PAS domain S-box protein codes for MVDKIKDNELFKGIFESSIEGILVVDQEGNIIKANPSIDKMFGYEPGELVHKKVDDLIPPHYGKSHENHRKGFGRKPVTRIMGKRGDIWGLKKNGLQIPLEISLSPTEISSENLTVAFVIDISDRLLTQKSTAANAQKMNEAQSLAHVGSWVWNLQTNERSWSDEFYRICGLPVGDERLTAKTASKFIHPDDQQNVLASVDYAIKNCTPYSNKKRIIRADGTVRHIMAHGKASYDLYGKPLEWFGTIQDVTEQKETEQQLEENLAKNKALLGALPDMMFILNHEGKFLDCYAPEPEKLFAAPATLIGGYINELLPKHIYEAVRKGMDKTIESEEIQFVEYDFEVKGGRQFYEGRIVPMDKNRLLTIIRDITAERVIENILYVRNRALAATANGIIICDAQQPDFPIIYGNEAFTKITGYEKVEFMGQNCRFLQGDDTDQIEIKKMSAAIKKGEDCRVVLRNYRKDGSLFWNEISITSIYNTKKILTHYVGVQNDVTAHKIQEFFKIGQSHVMDMIIQHKPLKTIAYKIIETIETAIPNCQGSILLLDQKSDKLKKLAAPNLSERYTKAIEKMFLSPENGSCGTAAYLKKEVIVSDTLNDPLWEAFRELAIKDNIKACWSFPIFSSNKELLGTFAIYLPVSRKPLDTEKEIINIITQAISVAIDQHNEGVALKDSRQELAAYAEALEHKVAERTVELKDIVQKLVESNLSFEDQIQITKTAENNAIASQKLLDTIFKNFPRGFVGVLDLNLSVVFIEGEDLDVVGFRDAIQVGATIDELRQVPIELKKNVKKNIQKTLKGEHCSFEVKVKGISYLVNTTPLFNENHEVIQALLVYNNISDQKRVEVEIRNTLQKEKELNELKSRFISMASHEFRTPLSTVLSATNLIERQNEAGQEEKRIKYISKIKTSIKNLVGILNDFLSLSKLEEGKVIAQPILFDFVEFSDALVEELQGIKKTGQEMAIVYSSYSIQVQLDPKLLRHIVHNLLTNAIKYSEENTKILLIISTKNKKLFIEVTDQGIGIPDEDQGYLFQRFYRAKNATNFQGTGLGLNIVQQYVLLMRGNISFQSKLNHGTTFIVELPLIY; via the coding sequence ATGGTAGATAAAATTAAAGATAACGAACTCTTCAAGGGTATATTTGAATCTTCAATAGAAGGTATTTTGGTAGTAGACCAAGAGGGTAACATTATCAAGGCGAATCCTTCAATAGATAAAATGTTTGGTTATGAACCAGGAGAATTGGTACATAAAAAAGTAGATGACCTTATTCCTCCTCATTATGGGAAATCTCATGAAAACCATAGAAAAGGTTTTGGAAGAAAACCTGTAACGAGAATTATGGGTAAGAGGGGAGATATATGGGGACTTAAAAAAAATGGATTACAAATTCCTTTAGAAATAAGTTTGAGTCCAACCGAAATAAGTAGTGAGAATTTAACGGTAGCATTTGTAATAGATATTTCCGATCGATTATTGACTCAGAAAAGTACGGCAGCTAATGCTCAAAAAATGAATGAAGCCCAAAGTCTGGCTCATGTTGGTAGTTGGGTATGGAATCTGCAAACAAATGAGAGAAGTTGGTCAGATGAGTTCTATAGAATATGTGGCCTGCCAGTGGGTGATGAGCGACTTACTGCCAAAACGGCCTCCAAATTTATTCATCCGGATGACCAACAAAATGTATTAGCTTCCGTAGATTATGCCATTAAAAATTGTACTCCTTATTCTAATAAAAAAAGAATAATTAGAGCAGATGGTACAGTACGCCATATTATGGCTCATGGTAAAGCATCTTATGATCTCTATGGGAAGCCTTTGGAGTGGTTTGGAACCATACAAGATGTTACGGAACAAAAAGAAACGGAACAACAGCTAGAGGAAAACCTAGCTAAGAATAAAGCTTTGTTAGGCGCGCTTCCGGATATGATGTTTATCTTAAACCATGAAGGTAAATTTCTTGATTGCTATGCCCCAGAACCAGAAAAATTGTTTGCAGCACCGGCTACCTTAATAGGTGGTTATATAAACGAATTATTGCCTAAACATATTTACGAGGCAGTACGTAAAGGAATGGATAAAACCATTGAGAGTGAAGAAATTCAGTTTGTTGAATATGATTTTGAGGTAAAAGGGGGGAGGCAGTTTTATGAAGGTCGTATTGTTCCAATGGATAAAAATAGGCTTTTGACTATTATTAGAGATATAACGGCAGAGAGAGTTATAGAGAACATACTATATGTGCGCAACCGTGCTTTAGCAGCCACAGCGAACGGAATTATTATTTGTGATGCCCAACAACCCGACTTTCCAATTATCTATGGTAATGAAGCCTTTACAAAGATTACAGGGTACGAAAAAGTAGAATTTATGGGTCAAAATTGTCGTTTCTTACAAGGTGATGATACCGATCAGATTGAAATTAAAAAAATGTCTGCCGCCATAAAAAAAGGAGAAGACTGCCGTGTGGTATTGCGTAACTATAGAAAAGATGGTTCTTTATTCTGGAATGAAATCAGTATTACATCCATATACAATACTAAAAAAATACTGACGCATTATGTTGGGGTGCAAAATGATGTTACCGCTCATAAAATACAAGAATTTTTTAAAATTGGGCAATCCCATGTTATGGATATGATTATTCAACATAAGCCATTGAAAACCATCGCCTATAAAATTATCGAAACCATAGAAACGGCTATTCCAAACTGTCAAGGTTCCATTCTTTTGTTGGATCAGAAATCTGATAAATTAAAAAAATTAGCAGCGCCAAATCTATCGGAAAGGTATACGAAAGCTATAGAAAAGATGTTTCTTAGTCCAGAAAATGGATCTTGTGGTACGGCGGCATATTTAAAAAAAGAAGTAATTGTTTCTGATACCCTTAATGATCCGTTATGGGAAGCTTTTAGAGAATTAGCAATTAAAGATAATATTAAAGCATGTTGGTCCTTTCCAATATTTTCATCAAATAAAGAATTATTAGGAACCTTTGCAATTTATTTACCTGTTTCTAGAAAACCACTTGATACTGAAAAAGAAATTATAAATATTATAACGCAGGCCATAAGTGTGGCCATTGACCAGCACAATGAAGGCGTTGCTTTAAAAGACAGTAGGCAAGAATTAGCTGCTTATGCTGAAGCACTAGAACATAAGGTTGCCGAACGAACTGTTGAGTTAAAGGATATAGTACAGAAGCTGGTAGAGTCTAATTTGAGCTTTGAAGATCAAATTCAGATTACAAAGACAGCGGAAAATAATGCCATTGCTAGTCAAAAATTATTGGATACTATTTTTAAGAATTTTCCAAGAGGTTTCGTAGGCGTTTTAGATTTGAATCTGTCAGTTGTTTTTATTGAAGGTGAAGATTTAGACGTAGTTGGTTTTAGGGATGCAATCCAAGTTGGTGCTACAATTGATGAATTAAGGCAAGTACCTATTGAATTAAAGAAAAACGTTAAGAAAAACATACAGAAAACATTGAAAGGAGAACACTGCTCTTTTGAAGTAAAAGTTAAGGGAATATCATATTTGGTAAACACTACGCCGTTGTTTAATGAAAATCATGAGGTTATACAAGCTTTACTTGTTTACAATAATATTTCTGATCAAAAAAGAGTAGAAGTTGAAATCCGGAATACATTGCAAAAAGAAAAAGAGCTCAACGAACTTAAATCTCGTTTCATTTCCATGGCCTCTCATGAATTTAGAACGCCATTAAGTACTGTACTTTCTGCTACGAATCTTATTGAACGCCAAAATGAAGCAGGTCAAGAAGAAAAAAGAATAAAATATATAAGTAAGATAAAGACTAGTATAAAAAACTTAGTGGGTATACTCAATGATTTTTTATCTTTAAGTAAGCTAGAAGAAGGGAAAGTCATAGCGCAGCCTATTTTATTTGATTTTGTTGAATTCTCAGATGCTTTAGTGGAAGAGCTTCAAGGCATTAAGAAAACTGGTCAGGAAATGGCCATTGTCTATAGTTCATATAGTATACAAGTGCAGCTAGACCCAAAACTATTAAGACACATTGTACATAATTTATTGACGAATGCTATAAAATATTCTGAAGAAAATACAAAAATACTCCTTATAATAAGTACTAAGAATAAGAAACTTTTCATTGAAGTTACAGATCAGGGTATCGGAATACCCGATGAAGATCAAGGCTATTTATTTCAACGTTTTTATCGCGCAAAAAATGCGACCAATTTTCAAGGTACTGGTTTAGGATTGAATATTGTACAACAGTACGTCCTGCTAATGCGCGGGAATATTAGCTTTCAAAGCAAACTTAATCATGGTACAACTTTTATTGTAGAACTCCCTTTAATCTATTGA
- a CDS encoding ISL3 family transposase encodes MKKLEKQKKHIDQKFSLNGDTHRQLLARSRYVLFKPKTKWTAGQIERAEILFRLYPTIEKAYKLAQALSYIYENNTNKDVARLKLAQWYNEVENSNFKSFNTIARSIQMHYKPILNYFNNRSTNASAESFNAKIKEFRTMFRGVRDVKFFLFRLTKLYA; translated from the coding sequence TTGAAGAAGCTCGAAAAACAGAAAAAACACATAGACCAGAAATTCTCGCTAAACGGAGATACCCATAGACAGTTGCTGGCCAGAAGTCGATATGTATTATTTAAACCAAAGACCAAATGGACTGCAGGACAAATAGAAAGAGCGGAAATATTGTTTCGACTTTACCCAACTATTGAAAAAGCCTATAAGTTGGCCCAAGCATTAAGCTATATCTATGAAAATAATACGAATAAGGATGTAGCAAGACTAAAATTGGCACAGTGGTATAACGAAGTAGAAAACTCAAATTTTAAGTCGTTCAACACCATTGCAAGGTCTATACAAATGCATTACAAACCAATTTTGAACTATTTTAATAACAGGAGCACCAATGCTTCCGCGGAATCCTTTAATGCTAAAATTAAAGAGTTCAGGACGATGTTTAGAGGCGTAAGAGATGTTAAGTTTTTCTTGTTTAGACTAACAAAATTATATGCCTAA